A single genomic interval of Spirosoma linguale DSM 74 harbors:
- a CDS encoding PHP domain protein (PFAM: PHP domain protein~SMART: phosphoesterase PHP domain protein; DNA polymerase X; Helix-hairpin-helix DNA-binding class 1~KEGG: bja:blr8027 DNA polymerase beta family protein), translating to MTNSEIVDLLELTGRLMELHDRDAFKTRSYQTAAFNLDKSTADLSNMPVEELVKLQGVGKSVAQKIREIAETGHLTELDELLAQTPQGVLDMFRIKGLGVKKVRTLWHELGITNLRDLQLAGENGQIAKIKGFGASTQEKILAALEFLQEQQGKVRMDKAAMIANLLVERLTPHFERVEISGQVRRKAQEVDAIQLLIQTSDPVAAMLTLNGLDNLEQNVPDSSPFAWRGHLAGFDVLVELLFYPAEQMNRQLFIQTATDAHLKQAGTGGVPLLQVAYSSVLPESANTTDVTEVETAIYEKAGLPYIVPEMREDDFAFRWASRHKNEELVTWDDLKGTLHNHSTWSDGKQSVADMAAYCQKLGLSYFGIADHSKTASYANGLDAERVRQQQLEIDELNKGFGADFRIFKGIESDILGDGSLDYDNDTLATFDYVVASVHQTLTMSEEKATNRLLRAIENPYTTILGHPTGRLLLAREGYPIDHRAIIDACAEHNVIIEINASPYRLDIDWHWIEYAMQQGVKLSINPDAHDFAGLLDMHYGVAIGRKGGLTKAMTFNALTLTEMREYLKKRRAEIRK from the coding sequence ATGACCAATTCTGAAATTGTTGACCTGCTCGAACTGACTGGCCGGTTAATGGAACTCCACGACCGTGATGCATTCAAGACGCGCTCGTACCAGACAGCCGCGTTTAACCTGGATAAATCCACCGCCGACCTCAGTAACATGCCCGTCGAAGAACTGGTGAAACTACAGGGCGTTGGTAAATCCGTTGCCCAGAAAATTCGCGAGATTGCGGAAACCGGGCACCTGACCGAGCTTGATGAGCTACTGGCCCAAACGCCCCAGGGTGTTCTGGATATGTTTCGCATTAAAGGGTTGGGCGTTAAAAAGGTGCGGACGCTCTGGCATGAGTTGGGCATAACGAACCTCCGCGACCTTCAGCTGGCGGGTGAAAACGGGCAGATTGCCAAGATCAAGGGCTTTGGGGCCAGTACCCAGGAGAAGATTCTGGCGGCTCTGGAATTTCTTCAGGAACAGCAGGGGAAGGTACGCATGGATAAAGCGGCCATGATTGCCAATCTGCTCGTGGAGCGGCTGACGCCCCATTTTGAGCGGGTAGAAATTAGCGGTCAGGTTCGGCGGAAAGCGCAGGAAGTGGATGCTATTCAACTGCTAATCCAGACCAGCGACCCTGTTGCGGCCATGCTGACACTGAACGGGTTGGATAATCTGGAACAGAATGTTCCCGACTCGTCGCCGTTTGCCTGGCGTGGACATCTGGCTGGTTTCGATGTGCTGGTCGAACTGCTGTTTTATCCTGCCGAACAAATGAACCGACAGTTGTTTATTCAAACGGCCACCGATGCGCATTTGAAACAGGCCGGTACGGGGGGCGTTCCGTTGTTACAGGTAGCCTACTCAAGTGTCCTGCCCGAATCTGCTAATACCACCGATGTGACAGAAGTGGAAACGGCTATTTACGAAAAAGCGGGTTTGCCGTACATCGTGCCCGAAATGCGCGAAGATGACTTTGCCTTTCGCTGGGCCAGCCGTCATAAGAATGAAGAACTCGTTACCTGGGATGATCTGAAGGGAACGCTGCACAACCACAGCACCTGGTCGGATGGAAAGCAGTCGGTAGCGGATATGGCTGCCTATTGCCAGAAACTGGGACTGAGCTATTTTGGAATTGCCGACCACTCCAAAACGGCTTCGTATGCCAATGGACTTGATGCTGAGCGCGTTCGTCAGCAACAACTTGAGATTGACGAGTTGAATAAAGGCTTCGGGGCTGATTTCCGCATCTTCAAAGGCATCGAATCGGATATTCTTGGCGATGGCTCGCTGGATTACGACAACGATACACTGGCAACCTTCGATTACGTTGTAGCATCGGTTCACCAAACCCTGACCATGTCGGAGGAGAAGGCTACCAATCGGTTGCTTCGGGCCATTGAAAATCCGTACACAACAATTCTAGGGCATCCCACCGGCCGCTTACTCCTCGCCAGAGAAGGCTACCCGATTGACCACCGGGCCATCATCGACGCCTGTGCCGAGCATAATGTCATCATTGAAATCAACGCCAGCCCCTACCGGCTCGACATCGACTGGCACTGGATCGAGTACGCCATGCAGCAAGGCGTCAAACTAAGTATAAACCCCGATGCCCACGATTTTGCTGGTTTATTGGACATGCATTATGGCGTAGCCATCGGCCGAAAAGGCGGCTTAACCAAAGCCATGACCTTTAATGCACTGACCTTGACTGAGATGAGGGAGTATTTAAAAAAACGACGGGCCGAGATACGTAAGTGA
- a CDS encoding hypothetical protein (KEGG: pzu:PHZ_c1714 hypothetical protein), with the protein MIYLKHIKLMETAQNTPQRDPYLWKQAKARVGFRMHLRAYLVINTGLWLMWAFSSFIINTATAHSGTLFPWPIFPMLGWGIGLATHYFTIFRTNERDMIEQEYQKLVRM; encoded by the coding sequence ATGATTTACTTAAAACACATCAAGCTCATGGAAACGGCACAAAATACACCCCAACGAGATCCTTATTTATGGAAACAAGCGAAAGCCCGCGTCGGTTTTCGGATGCATCTGCGGGCTTATCTGGTCATCAACACGGGCTTATGGCTTATGTGGGCGTTCAGTTCGTTTATTATCAATACCGCAACGGCACATTCAGGCACCCTTTTTCCATGGCCAATTTTTCCAATGCTGGGCTGGGGTATCGGACTGGCAACGCACTATTTCACCATTTTCCGTACCAACGAACGGGACATGATCGAACAGGAGTATCAAAAGCTGGTAAGGATGTAG
- a CDS encoding thymidylate synthase (KEGG: azo:azo3197 thymidylate synthase~TIGRFAM: thymidylate synthase~PFAM: thymidylate synthase), whose amino-acid sequence MQQYHDLLRHILANGTRKTDRTGTGTISVFGYQMRFNLQEGFPLLTTKKVHTKSIIHELLWFIKGDTNIKYLKDNGVSIWDEWADENGDLGPVYGKQWRSWAGPQGQVIDQLQDVLRQLKNTPDSRRIIISAWNPADVPSMALPPCHLLMQFYVADNKLSCQLYQRSADVFLGVPFNIASYALLTMMIAQECGLEAHEFIWTGGDTHLYLNHLEQVETQLARDFRPLPTMRLNPDVRSVFDFTYADFTLENYNPHPAIKAPVAV is encoded by the coding sequence ATGCAACAATATCACGACCTGCTTCGTCACATTCTGGCCAACGGTACCCGCAAAACAGACCGCACTGGTACCGGAACCATCAGCGTATTTGGCTACCAAATGCGGTTTAATCTACAGGAAGGTTTCCCACTGCTCACCACCAAAAAAGTACATACTAAGTCGATCATCCACGAATTGCTGTGGTTTATTAAAGGTGATACCAATATCAAGTACCTGAAAGACAACGGCGTTTCGATCTGGGACGAGTGGGCCGACGAAAACGGCGACCTTGGGCCGGTGTATGGCAAGCAGTGGCGCAGTTGGGCCGGTCCGCAAGGGCAGGTGATCGACCAGTTGCAGGACGTGTTACGGCAGCTTAAAAACACACCGGATTCGCGTCGGATCATCATTTCGGCCTGGAATCCGGCTGATGTGCCCAGCATGGCGTTGCCTCCGTGCCACCTGTTGATGCAGTTTTATGTGGCCGATAACAAGCTCTCCTGTCAGCTTTATCAGCGGAGCGCCGATGTGTTCTTGGGCGTTCCCTTTAATATTGCGAGCTATGCACTGTTGACGATGATGATTGCGCAGGAGTGCGGTCTGGAAGCGCATGAGTTCATCTGGACAGGGGGCGACACGCACTTGTACCTAAACCATCTGGAACAGGTAGAAACCCAACTCGCCCGCGACTTCCGGCCGCTGCCAACTATGCGCCTGAACCCCGATGTTCGTTCGGTATTCGACTTTACCTACGCTGATTTCACCCTCGAAAATTACAACCCGCACCCAGCGATCAAAGCACCGGTAGCGGTGTAA
- a CDS encoding OsmC family protein (PFAM: OsmC family protein~KEGG: tcx:Tcr_0275 OsmC-like protein): protein MQVELVRVDDGFHFEAIGKSGVTQHIDAATDIGGHNAGARPMEMLLMGLAGCSAIDVILILKKQKQVIEDFRLKVDGLREKDAVPAPFKKIHITYLLKGQLNADKVKRAIDLSMDKYCSATAQFRPSADITYSFEIQE, encoded by the coding sequence ATGCAGGTCGAACTGGTACGCGTCGACGATGGGTTTCATTTTGAAGCAATTGGTAAATCGGGCGTGACCCAGCACATTGATGCCGCCACCGACATTGGTGGGCATAATGCCGGGGCTCGCCCTATGGAAATGTTACTGATGGGACTGGCCGGTTGCTCGGCCATCGACGTGATCCTGATTCTCAAAAAGCAAAAACAGGTTATCGAAGATTTTCGTCTGAAGGTGGATGGCTTGCGGGAAAAAGACGCAGTACCAGCCCCTTTCAAAAAAATTCACATTACGTACCTGCTCAAAGGGCAACTGAATGCGGATAAAGTGAAGCGGGCAATTGACCTCTCGATGGATAAATATTGCTCGGCAACGGCCCAGTTTCGCCCATCGGCCGACATTACGTATTCGTTTGAGATACAGGAATAA
- a CDS encoding hypothetical protein (KEGG: ent:Ent638_3433 glycosy hydrolase family protein) — protein MLINDSLQPTDLSSKLDRFWALSGQKIQLIDDEYDVSKGSPVFTVQGKYTTRGWTEWTQGFQFGSAILQFDATNETNFLDAGRQKTLSVMAPHISHIGVHDHGFNNVSTYGNLLRLMREGRIEFNEWEKNLYELALKISGAVQASRWTPIKSGPDGAAGFISSFNGPHSLFVDTIRSCRALVLSHSLGHVFQGEGDVKINLLDRALQHIKATADYSVFYGEGRDSYDIWGRTAHESVFNVRDGNFRCPNSQQGYSGFTTWTRGLAWAMCGFPEQLEWLATRNDAELDAFGGRTFIEAYMLKAATATCDFYIDHTPTDGIPYWDTGAPNLHRLGDYLNRPADPYNDFEPVDSSAAAIGAQGLLRLGKYLIAKGNSESGKRYYQAGLTVLNTLFDEPYLSTDPAHQGLLLHSIYHQPNGWDYVPAGSKIANGESSMWGDYHAREVALYLQRIIRNEPYYTFFNRVAEPRIA, from the coding sequence ATGCTGATTAACGATTCTTTACAACCTACGGACCTTTCATCAAAACTTGACCGTTTCTGGGCGCTTTCCGGCCAGAAAATACAACTGATTGACGACGAATACGATGTAAGCAAAGGCTCTCCCGTTTTTACGGTACAGGGAAAATACACCACGCGGGGCTGGACCGAATGGACCCAGGGTTTCCAGTTTGGGTCAGCGATTTTACAGTTCGATGCCACAAATGAAACGAACTTCCTGGACGCAGGTCGCCAGAAAACGCTTTCCGTTATGGCCCCTCACATCAGCCATATCGGTGTTCATGACCATGGGTTCAACAATGTGAGCACCTACGGAAATCTGCTTCGCCTGATGCGCGAAGGCCGAATCGAATTCAATGAGTGGGAGAAAAACCTCTACGAACTGGCACTCAAGATTTCCGGTGCCGTACAGGCCAGCCGCTGGACACCCATCAAAAGTGGCCCGGATGGCGCAGCGGGCTTCATCAGCTCGTTCAACGGTCCGCATTCGCTGTTTGTCGACACCATCCGTTCGTGCCGGGCGCTGGTGCTGAGCCATTCGCTGGGCCACGTTTTTCAGGGCGAAGGCGATGTAAAAATCAACCTGCTCGACCGGGCACTTCAGCACATCAAAGCCACCGCCGATTATTCAGTTTTTTATGGCGAAGGTCGCGACTCTTATGACATATGGGGCCGAACGGCGCACGAGAGTGTGTTTAATGTGCGAGATGGCAACTTTCGCTGCCCCAACTCGCAACAGGGGTACTCGGGCTTTACCACCTGGACCCGTGGCCTTGCCTGGGCCATGTGCGGCTTTCCCGAACAACTGGAATGGCTCGCCACCCGCAATGATGCCGAACTGGATGCCTTTGGCGGGCGGACGTTCATTGAAGCATACATGCTCAAAGCAGCCACGGCCACCTGCGATTTCTACATCGACCATACCCCAACCGATGGCATCCCCTATTGGGATACCGGAGCACCTAACTTACACCGGCTGGGCGACTACCTTAACCGCCCCGCCGACCCCTACAATGACTTCGAACCGGTCGACAGTTCGGCCGCTGCCATTGGCGCACAAGGGCTCTTACGACTAGGGAAATACCTGATCGCCAAAGGCAATTCTGAATCGGGCAAACGGTATTACCAGGCGGGCCTGACCGTGCTGAACACCCTATTTGACGAGCCTTATCTGAGTACTGACCCGGCGCATCAGGGCTTACTGCTTCATTCGATTTACCACCAGCCTAACGGCTGGGATTATGTACCGGCAGGCAGTAAGATTGCCAATGGCGAATCGAGCATGTGGGGCGATTACCACGCCCGTGAAGTAGCTCTCTACCTGCAACGCATTATCCGTAACGAACCCTACTACACATTCTTCAATCGGGTCGCCGAACCGCGGATCGCCTAA
- a CDS encoding NADH:flavin oxidoreductase/NADH oxidase (PFAM: NADH:flavin oxidoreductase/NADH oxidase~KEGG: dds:Ddes_1649 NADH:flavin oxidoreductase/NADH oxidase) — protein sequence MSEKYKPAYPRMAQLKTADDLRNYLTKNSIDLPFDDTLLPPTESPFNRPIPLKSGQTIGNSLCILPMEGWDGTLDGRPTDFTRNRWKKFAISGAKLLFGCEAVAVCHSGKANPNQLVMNDETFPDFVELRQLLLDEHTAAFGQTDDLVIGLQLTHSGRFCKPKSHKAFESKILYSHPFLNSKFGMEADYPTLTDDEIDRIIEQYVEAAVLAQKAGYDFVDIKHCHGYLGHEFLSAVSREGRYGGSFENRTRYLRNIVAGIREAAPGLGIGIRLSAFDMLPFKKGPAAVGVPESADQYPFAFGGNDNGLAPDLTETKAFLSLAESLGIQLVCITGGSPYYNPHLMRPALFPPSDGYLPPEDPLLGVKRQIDVTNELKQAFPELVFIGSGYSYLQEWLPNVAQNVLRNDMADSVGFGRMVLSYPTMPADILAGKSLVRNLICRTFSDCTTAPRNGIISGCYPLDMLYKKSPEAEQLKAIKESL from the coding sequence ATGAGTGAAAAATACAAACCCGCCTACCCCCGCATGGCCCAGTTGAAAACGGCTGATGACCTGCGAAACTACCTGACAAAAAACAGCATCGACCTGCCGTTCGACGATACCCTGTTGCCCCCGACCGAAAGTCCCTTCAACCGGCCAATTCCCCTCAAATCGGGCCAAACCATCGGTAACAGTCTGTGCATTTTACCGATGGAAGGTTGGGACGGAACCCTCGACGGTCGCCCCACCGATTTTACCCGCAACCGCTGGAAGAAATTTGCGATCAGTGGAGCTAAACTGCTTTTTGGCTGTGAGGCTGTGGCCGTCTGCCATTCGGGCAAAGCCAACCCCAATCAGTTGGTGATGAACGACGAAACGTTTCCTGATTTTGTGGAGTTGCGGCAACTGCTTCTCGATGAGCATACCGCAGCATTCGGGCAAACGGACGATTTAGTGATTGGCCTCCAGCTCACGCATTCGGGACGTTTTTGCAAACCGAAGAGTCATAAAGCGTTTGAATCCAAGATTCTGTACAGCCACCCGTTTCTGAACAGCAAGTTCGGCATGGAGGCCGATTACCCGACATTGACAGATGACGAAATCGACCGCATCATCGAGCAGTACGTTGAAGCCGCTGTGCTGGCGCAGAAAGCCGGGTACGACTTTGTCGATATAAAACACTGCCACGGCTATCTGGGCCACGAGTTTCTCAGCGCCGTGAGTCGAGAGGGGCGATACGGCGGTTCGTTTGAGAACCGAACACGCTATTTGCGGAACATCGTTGCGGGTATTCGGGAGGCTGCTCCGGGGCTGGGCATCGGGATTCGGCTGAGTGCCTTCGATATGCTGCCCTTCAAAAAAGGCCCTGCTGCGGTGGGTGTTCCTGAATCTGCGGACCAGTATCCGTTTGCCTTTGGTGGTAACGATAACGGTCTGGCACCTGACCTCACGGAGACCAAAGCGTTCCTGTCACTAGCCGAATCCCTCGGCATTCAGTTAGTGTGCATTACCGGAGGAAGCCCCTACTACAATCCGCACCTCATGCGCCCGGCCCTTTTCCCGCCTTCGGACGGCTACCTGCCGCCAGAAGATCCATTGCTGGGCGTGAAGCGGCAAATCGACGTAACAAACGAGCTGAAACAGGCTTTCCCAGAACTGGTCTTTATTGGCTCGGGCTATTCATACCTACAGGAATGGCTTCCCAATGTGGCACAGAACGTATTACGAAATGACATGGCCGACAGTGTAGGATTTGGTCGCATGGTACTCTCCTACCCGACCATGCCCGCCGATATACTCGCGGGCAAGTCGCTGGTCCGTAACCTCATCTGCCGCACTTTCTCGGACTGTACAACAGCTCCCCGCAATGGGATTATTTCGGGTTGCTATCCGCTTGATATGCTCTACAAGAAAAGCCCAGAAGCTGAACAACTTAAAGCGATAAAAGAAAGCCTGTAA
- a CDS encoding short-chain dehydrogenase/reductase SDR (PFAM: short-chain dehydrogenase/reductase SDR; KR domain protein~KEGG: mlo:mlr3057 3-ketoacyl-(acyl-carrier-protein) reductase) — protein sequence MERRPVAFITGGSRGIGYGIAEQLADAGFDLAINGVRPEDAVREALDALRSRGIDVLYCPGDIASGEARADMMASINAHFGRLNVLVNNAGVAPKERRDILEATEESFHYVLSTNLQGAYFLTQAAANWMIAQRTEQTEFWGCIINVSSVSATVASVNRGEYCVAKAGLSMATQLFAARLGEYDIPVYEVRPGVIKTDMTAGVTAKYDALIDNGLTVQKRWGVPYDVGRAVASLAKGDFPYSTGQVILVDGGLTIPRL from the coding sequence ATGGAACGTCGTCCGGTAGCATTCATAACAGGGGGTAGCCGTGGAATTGGCTACGGCATTGCCGAACAATTGGCCGATGCCGGATTTGATCTGGCCATTAACGGTGTTCGGCCAGAAGATGCCGTACGGGAGGCTTTGGACGCACTTCGAAGCCGGGGTATTGATGTACTTTACTGCCCCGGTGATATTGCCTCGGGCGAAGCTCGCGCAGACATGATGGCCTCGATCAACGCTCATTTTGGACGCCTGAACGTGCTGGTTAACAATGCGGGCGTAGCGCCTAAAGAACGGCGGGATATTCTGGAAGCCACCGAAGAGAGCTTTCACTATGTACTGTCGACGAACTTGCAGGGGGCCTATTTCCTGACGCAGGCTGCCGCCAACTGGATGATCGCCCAGCGTACTGAGCAGACCGAATTCTGGGGTTGCATCATCAACGTATCGTCCGTTTCGGCCACGGTGGCGTCAGTGAATCGGGGCGAATATTGTGTAGCGAAAGCAGGGCTTAGTATGGCAACCCAGCTCTTTGCCGCCCGACTGGGAGAATATGACATTCCGGTTTACGAAGTTCGGCCGGGCGTTATCAAAACGGATATGACGGCGGGCGTAACTGCCAAATACGACGCCCTGATTGACAACGGATTGACTGTGCAAAAGCGCTGGGGAGTGCCCTACGACGTTGGTCGCGCCGTGGCCTCCCTCGCCAAAGGCGATTTCCCTTACTCCACGGGCCAGGTCATCCTGGTCGATGGAGGACTTACAATACCGAGACTCTAG
- a CDS encoding oxidoreductase domain protein (PFAM: oxidoreductase domain protein~KEGG: sbp:Sbal223_1564 oxidoreductase domain protein), with product MNEKQVSRRFVLKAGAVSSLAAIGMPTFVPARAFGANDRVRVGVIGINGRGKDHIQGFSRLKDVEVATLCDVDSNVLQAGADAFEKKYNKKVKTQADLRQVYDDKDIDVVSIATPNHWHALAAIWACQAGKDVYVEKPGAHNLREGRKLVEAAHHYKRIVQHGVQLRSSVAIQEAIKHLRDGLIGNVYMARGLVYKWRPDIGNQGTSPVPAELNWNMWQGPAQAKEFSKNYVHYNWHWFWDYGNGDIGNQGIHETDLCMWGLDVGLPEEITSAGGKFLWKDCKETPETLTSVYKYPSSGKVIQFEVRPWMTNKEDGVEIGNIFYGDKGYMVINGYSDYKTFLGKERAPGPARNEGGDHYLNFIEAVRARDTSKQNGPVETAHLASGIAHLGNIAYRLGRTLHFDPKTEVFVGDKEANQMLTRKYRAPFVVPEKV from the coding sequence ATGAACGAAAAACAAGTTTCCCGACGATTCGTCCTCAAGGCGGGGGCGGTCAGTTCGCTGGCGGCTATCGGTATGCCGACCTTTGTTCCAGCGCGTGCGTTTGGTGCGAACGACCGGGTGCGCGTAGGCGTCATTGGCATCAACGGCCGCGGTAAAGACCATATTCAGGGTTTCTCGCGCCTAAAAGATGTAGAAGTAGCCACACTCTGCGATGTCGACAGTAATGTACTTCAGGCTGGAGCCGATGCGTTTGAGAAGAAGTACAACAAAAAAGTGAAAACCCAGGCCGATCTTCGGCAAGTCTACGACGACAAGGACATCGACGTCGTGAGCATTGCCACCCCCAACCACTGGCACGCGCTGGCGGCTATCTGGGCGTGTCAGGCGGGTAAAGATGTGTACGTTGAGAAACCTGGTGCCCATAACTTACGGGAAGGCCGCAAACTGGTCGAAGCCGCTCACCACTACAAGCGAATTGTGCAGCACGGGGTGCAGTTGCGGAGTTCCGTCGCTATTCAGGAAGCCATCAAACACCTGCGCGACGGACTAATTGGCAATGTGTATATGGCTCGGGGGCTAGTGTACAAATGGCGTCCAGATATCGGAAATCAGGGCACCTCACCCGTTCCGGCTGAACTTAACTGGAACATGTGGCAGGGTCCGGCCCAGGCAAAAGAGTTCAGCAAAAACTACGTCCACTATAACTGGCACTGGTTCTGGGACTACGGCAACGGCGACATTGGCAATCAGGGCATTCACGAAACTGACCTCTGCATGTGGGGTCTGGATGTAGGTCTGCCCGAAGAGATCACCTCGGCGGGCGGTAAATTCCTCTGGAAAGACTGCAAAGAAACGCCCGAAACACTCACCTCCGTGTATAAATATCCATCGTCGGGTAAGGTGATTCAGTTTGAGGTTCGCCCCTGGATGACTAACAAAGAGGACGGTGTCGAAATCGGCAATATCTTCTACGGCGATAAGGGCTACATGGTCATCAACGGCTATTCGGACTATAAAACGTTCCTGGGTAAAGAACGGGCTCCCGGTCCGGCGCGCAATGAGGGGGGCGACCACTACCTGAACTTCATCGAAGCCGTTCGGGCGCGGGACACATCGAAGCAGAACGGCCCCGTCGAAACGGCGCACCTGGCGTCGGGTATTGCCCACCTCGGCAACATTGCCTACCGTTTGGGTCGTACCCTGCATTTCGACCCAAAAACCGAAGTGTTTGTTGGTGATAAAGAAGCGAACCAAATGCTAACCCGTAAATACCGCGCGCCATTTGTGGTGCCGGAAAAGGTGTAG
- a CDS encoding major facilitator superfamily MFS_1 (PFAM: major facilitator superfamily MFS_1; General substrate transporter~KEGG: gbm:Gbem_2478 major facilitator superfamily MFS_1), whose product MITPAPPSTNRTVISQLLQLPVLVAALGYLVDMYDLFLFSVVRVPSLKALGIDGDRLLSEGIVLLNAQMAGMLIGGIFWGILGDKRGRLSVLFGSILLYSLANIANGFVTSLDQYVLLRFIAGLGLAGELGAGITLVTEILPKEIRGYGTTLVATMGVLGAILAYFMADLFDWRISYFIGGGMGLLLLVLRFNVLESGLFLNSQRKELSRGNVLMLFSNRARLIKYLQSILVGLPIWFVVGILITFSPEFGKALNLSEPVVAGKAVMLSFSGQVLGDLVSGFLSQSLQSRKRVIRLFMLASLAFMLVYLLGPVHDITLFYAVCVCLGFANGYWTLFITIAAELFGTNLRATVATTVPNFVRGATIPLSALFIQLKPALGTIYSALTVGLLTLVAALVALAFLEETFTKDLDYVEE is encoded by the coding sequence ATGATTACCCCTGCACCACCATCAACAAACCGCACCGTTATCAGCCAGTTGCTGCAACTGCCGGTGCTGGTTGCTGCCCTTGGTTATCTGGTTGACATGTACGACCTGTTTCTGTTCAGTGTGGTGCGTGTACCCAGTTTGAAAGCGCTGGGTATAGATGGTGACCGGTTACTGAGCGAAGGCATTGTATTACTCAACGCCCAGATGGCGGGTATGCTGATTGGTGGAATATTCTGGGGCATCCTAGGTGATAAACGCGGGCGGCTCTCGGTTCTTTTTGGATCTATTCTTCTGTATTCGCTGGCCAATATTGCCAATGGGTTCGTTACCTCGCTCGACCAGTATGTGCTGCTCCGGTTTATAGCGGGACTTGGGCTGGCGGGCGAACTTGGTGCTGGCATTACGCTCGTCACGGAGATTCTGCCGAAAGAAATTCGGGGTTACGGCACCACACTGGTGGCTACGATGGGGGTTCTGGGTGCCATTCTGGCTTACTTCATGGCCGACCTGTTCGATTGGCGCATCTCGTATTTCATTGGGGGCGGCATGGGTCTGTTGCTGTTGGTGCTACGTTTCAACGTGCTGGAATCAGGGTTATTTCTGAACTCACAACGGAAAGAGCTATCTCGCGGCAACGTGCTGATGTTATTTTCCAACCGAGCCCGGCTGATCAAATACCTTCAAAGTATACTGGTCGGGTTACCCATCTGGTTCGTGGTCGGGATTCTAATCACGTTCTCGCCGGAGTTCGGCAAAGCCCTGAATTTGAGCGAACCTGTAGTGGCCGGGAAAGCCGTCATGCTAAGTTTTTCGGGACAGGTATTGGGTGATCTGGTCAGTGGGTTTCTGAGCCAGTCATTGCAAAGTCGGAAACGGGTCATCCGGCTGTTCATGCTGGCGTCACTGGCGTTTATGCTGGTCTATTTGCTGGGACCGGTCCACGACATTACCCTGTTCTATGCCGTCTGCGTTTGTCTGGGTTTTGCCAATGGGTACTGGACACTGTTCATTACCATTGCCGCCGAACTGTTTGGCACCAACCTCCGCGCCACCGTGGCTACCACCGTACCGAACTTTGTTCGGGGTGCCACAATTCCCCTAAGTGCCCTTTTCATTCAACTGAAGCCCGCCCTGGGCACAATCTACAGTGCATTAACAGTAGGGTTGCTTACACTGGTCGCTGCCCTCGTTGCGCTGGCGTTTCTGGAAGAAACGTTTACGAAGGATCTGGACTACGTTGAAGAATAA